acagttacatttggtgagttttaggggagtcctttccttgcttcagcagtatttttgttggtaaaacagactggaggtggtgtctcaactggtaaactgccagactgttaccagctgctcagtctctccttaggctcctctctgtccatgagccacacgtgtttgcacttatggatgatttggtgggttcctgaagttgttctagtcctgtcttgttgcagtcccaggtggtctcctttggtatttctagttgaccagggagaggagaggagagaaacacagctgctgctgctgctctgtagccccacctctggaagtgtGAACAATGAAGACTAGAAATTatcttaagaaagaaaacaaattaggaaatatttttaattttaaggtaTACATATGTCTGAAGTtagcagaggtgtgtgtgtgtgtgtgtgtgtgtacctagtACCAGGAGAAATGTTTTTTTGATTTTCAtattttctgaaatatttatttatgagaaaaaaccagagcatcattctggcctatgcaatgctggggtttgaacttgggacttcatgcttaagattcTAACACTTTATCAACTGTGCCATTTTCCAGACCATGATTGTTATACTCTTAATTGTTTATAGAGGGATTCAAAGTTTTTTGGAGTAAGAAAGAATATTTAAATTTATAGAAGAGTCATATCCTGACATGgacatgtttttttattttatgaattgtGTGATTATTTTCTGAAGTTATTGGTATAACTTTATATTCTGTAAGCTCATGAAGTCACTATGACCTtaattttacagaaaaaaatccATGCAGTCTGGAAATGTAAAATAACTTGCCCAGAGTCACACAGCTCATATATGCTGGACCTAAAGTTTTGATTCCAAAAAGTTTTGATTCCAAAACTATAATTAATGACTATGTAACAGGGCCCTCCCTCCAAAAGTTTTGCAATGCTTGCTAATTACTTTTTTCTCCCTGTGGGTGAAAAACAAAGTTATTTTGTTTAGAAATACCATGAAAGAGGCAGATGTGTCACAATTCATTGTAGACAACTTTTTAAATTCTGgtagttttgtatttattttcccatttctgaACATGCTTTGACCCGAGGTTATTGAGAGCAAAGAAAGCAAATGTGAGGGCCTGTTGAGGATTGTGATCTTGCTCAGCATGTCTGGGACTGTTTCTGTCCAAAGAAGCTCATTTATCCTGACTTGTCTTGAGTTTTCGCTGGTGGAGTTGTAGGAGTGTGCTTGGTGAGGACAGTGTCTCCTGCAGTTGCCTGAAAGCCCTCCACAGACTCAGGACTTCTGGGGCTTTTCAGAGGGGCCTCCCTGATGTCTGTTTCTGATAAGTGACCTTTAGTCTCCAACAGCTCTTGGGAATCTTGCTGGCCGGGTGGTGAGATCATTTTGCTTTCCTCTAAgtttcctttctctgtttttttggACTCTTCTGGTGAGCGTGACCCTGAAGCATTCAGCAATACCTCTTTTCCCTGAGGAACAGTTGGCCTCCTCCCTGGTTTTATCTCTGTCTGTACAAAAGCTCCATGTCTCtggaaagaaaagcaaatttgACATTAACCCGGAACACAAATTACCAGAAGATGCAGCCTCAGTGCTAGTTTATGTGGTACTGTCAGTTTATGAAGCAGCCACTTACTTCCTTACCTCTTCACTCACTGTCACTTTTGTCCCAAACTGAAGGCAAAAGCATAATGACAATTGATGAGAGTTTTGTACAAAGTATAACATAAGATGCACCAGAAAATAAATGGGAAAGGAAATGCAAAAATCAATAAGAACTTCACTGTCTCCTTTCTCAACTGGGCCATCGCTTAGATTGTATAAGACTATTcatattaactttcttttcttgttctatATGTTGCTATGACTATAATAGAGGATACAGTGTAAAGATCTGAGCATTTATaattgtatcccaaatatttgttAGTGCCAACAAAAGTTGTGaaccatgaaaaaaaatttatttggaaaaaaaatctagcaaTTATAACATTTATGTTTTGGTTTATAAGCTTTCTAGGCACTGTCCTTACCATACATACACATAAATATATCAAGTAgatagggtcaggcagtggtgcacctggttaagtgctcacattacagtgcactaagacccaggttcaagcccctagtctccacctgcagtgggaaagcttcaccagcagtgaagcagggctgtaggtgtctccctgtttcttcccctctctacctcctcctctcttctcaatttctctgtctctatccaacaataagtaaataaaatataatattttaaaatatttatttatttattccttttttttgcccttgtttctttattgttgtagctattattgttgctggataggatagagagaaatggagagaggaggggaagacagagagggggagagaaagataggcacctgcagacctgtttcactgcttgtgaagcaactcccctgcaggtggggaaccgggggctccaacccggatccttacgctggtccttgcgctttgtgctacctgtgcttaaactgctgcgttaccgcctgattcccataataaaaattttaaaatagagaaaaaatatatatcaagttGTCTATTAAATTGCTTTGATATTACCATGATACAGTATGgagaccagacttgaacctgggttccatgCAGAGCAAAacagtgccgggctagcttcgcaggcgggagagagatgaccagggattcatggctgagctgggaacccaGTTCAGTCTTTActgacgagcagggatgcagttcaacaatctaatctctattcattagaaaatcctgtccttttatatctcctgaggtagacatgtcaggaagaggaagtatgtaggataggtggtggggagaaggaaaaatcacaggaaccagtggggattaaaccaatgaaaacaatgattatgtaaaaagaccacagagttaagcaatgcaacagaaggggtcttagaagcagaccaacaaaacaGGGGCACTGTTCAGGTAAGCCATTTTACTGACTTGTTTACATAGACTTTTAAGTGAATTATGACTTGAATGAACAATAAATTTCTATACTTATCTATCCCTTCTAAAGGTATTAAATGCTTAGTTCTAAATCTTATCTCACCTTTACCCAGATGGGCTCATTGGGTGTTTTTCTGGCATCATATTGATGTATAAAAGAGATGCGTTCCACAAAGACTTTTTGATGTTCGGATGATTCATCAGGAGAGGCAAGTGGAACTAAGAAAACAATTTTTGTGATGTTGGTACAAAAATTAGATGTGCATATGAAAATATAACTATTCAGAGTATTTATGCTTTATCAAAAATGTTAACACAATGTTTAAGAATGCGGGGTTATCCACAGACATCTAAGTAATAAATATGTTTTgtttcaaacaaaaaaaaatcaaaacaacctAATAAGTATTCCATGAGGAATTATTAGTAATGTTTAAAACCACTATCAAGGTTTTAAACATTGATTTATCTATCAATGGCTatattgctatagtttatatctgttaccaaatgacctgaaTTTCTCTGAAAGGCGattactgaatggtttcacttatatgtgtaaTAT
Above is a window of Erinaceus europaeus chromosome 3, mEriEur2.1, whole genome shotgun sequence DNA encoding:
- the C3H2orf73 gene encoding uncharacterized protein C2orf73 homolog isoform X4 codes for the protein MEGKEDKLQQQQEVEDADIMCVTDKQQEEIKHEDIIQHSKPCVRRGRVCYAKFINTNVRTLNEPVPYIEFTMAPEKQCKWWSQSKEPEQPWKPSYDTKSTQRSDFQKPACPLVLPVKHSKLQKPSCGIVPLASPDESSEHQKVFVERISFIHQYDARKTPNEPIWVKRHGAFVQTEIKPGRRPTVPQGKEVLLNASGSRSPEESKKTEKGNLEESKMISPPGQQDSQELLETKGHLSETDIREAPLKSPRSPESVEGFQATAGDTVLTKHTPTTPPAKTQDKSG
- the C3H2orf73 gene encoding uncharacterized protein C2orf73 homolog isoform X3, which produces MEGKEDKLQQQQEVEDADIMCVTDKQQEEIKHEDIIQHSKPCVRRGRCKWWSQSKEPEQPWKPSYDTKSTQRSDFQKPACPLVLPVKHSKLQKPSCGIVPLASPDESSEHQKVFVERISFIHQYDARKTPNEPIWVKRHGAFVQTEIKPGRRPTVPQGKEVLLNASGSRSPEESKKTEKGNLEESKMISPPGQQDSQELLETKGHLSETDIREAPLKSPRSPESVEGFQATAGDTVLTKHTPTTPPAKTQDKSG
- the C3H2orf73 gene encoding uncharacterized protein C2orf73 homolog isoform X2 codes for the protein MEGKEDKLQQQQEVEDADIMCVTDKQQEEIKHEDIIQHSKPCVRRGRVCYAKFINTNCKWWSQSKEPEQPWKPSYDTKSTQRSDFQKPACPLVLPVKHSKLQKPSCGIVPLASPDESSEHQKVFVERISFIHQYDARKTPNEPIWVKRHGAFVQTEIKPGRRPTVPQGKEVLLNASGSRSPEESKKTEKGNLEESKMISPPGQQDSQELLETKGHLSETDIREAPLKSPRSPESVEGFQATAGDTVLTKHTPTTPPAKTQDKSG
- the C3H2orf73 gene encoding uncharacterized protein C2orf73 homolog isoform X1, whose amino-acid sequence is MCVTDKQQEEIKHEDIIQHSKPCVRRGRVCYAKFINTNVRTLNEPVPYIEFTMAPEKQCKWWSQSKEPEQPWKPSYDTKSTQRSDFQKPACPLVLPVKHSKLQKPSCGIVPLASPDESSEHQKVFVERISFIHQYDARKTPNEPIWVKRHGAFVQTEIKPGRRPTVPQGKEVLLNASGSRSPEESKKTEKGNLEESKMISPPGQQDSQELLETKGHLSETDIREAPLKSPRSPESVEGFQATAGDTVLTKHTPTTPPAKTQDKSG